Proteins from one Mycoplasma sp. Pen4 genomic window:
- a CDS encoding M13 family metallopeptidase yields the protein MNKPRLQDDFHDYINHDWLQTTKIPADRSGISAFGEIDLHTEKLLKTLTIEWASGKRELPKDKLIHEYVKLYQMVADAGTRKKLGWEPVRKFLDNILAIPSFKNISENYYKYEIEEGYTYLPLSFGCDEDFVNNKIKILWLDDQSLILPSKEKYQDQEQKEKLLKVWSDVVEELLVSYGKTQAEAQDLIKKAIKFDAKVVEYVLSSVEKADYVALYNLKDIEWYKDTVKQFNISEIANSLVKDDVKQIACTNVRYIEAVDKLYSDENFEGYKALCFIKNMLALTGYLSEDIRLTAFKYRQALYEIKEARKLDLYAYDVAERYYGMPLGLYYAHTYFGEEAKKDVEHMIYSMIDIYRERLQENTWLSPATKQKAITKLNKLGVMVGYPEEIRPYYEKLIVKTYEDGSNLFENVKNFGRIMTEYNFSLYLKETNPKFWGMSPAMVNAYFHPFANHIVFPAAILQKPFYSLNQSSSANYGAIGAVIAHEISHAFDNNGSQFDENGSLNNWWTDEDRARFEEKTKDVIALYDSRITPNGKVNGTLTVSENIADIGGFSCALEAASREKDFNPKDFFENWATCWRQIQSDSSAKIQLEQDVHAPAKERANVLLMNSDLFQETYEIQEEDKMFLPKDKRIKIW from the coding sequence ATGAATAAACCAAGATTACAAGATGACTTTCATGATTACATAAATCATGATTGATTACAAACAACAAAAATTCCTGCTGATCGTTCAGGTATTTCTGCATTTGGTGAAATAGATTTACACACAGAAAAATTACTTAAAACATTAACTATTGAATGAGCATCAGGTAAAAGAGAATTACCAAAAGATAAACTTATTCATGAATATGTAAAGTTATATCAAATGGTTGCAGATGCTGGTACTAGAAAAAAACTTGGATGAGAACCAGTTAGAAAATTCTTAGATAATATTTTAGCAATTCCATCATTCAAAAACATTTCAGAAAATTACTACAAATATGAAATTGAAGAAGGTTATACATACTTGCCTTTATCTTTTGGATGTGATGAAGATTTTGTAAACAACAAAATTAAAATTTTATGATTAGATGATCAATCATTAATCCTTCCAAGTAAAGAAAAATATCAAGATCAAGAACAAAAAGAAAAATTATTAAAAGTTTGAAGTGATGTAGTTGAAGAATTACTTGTTTCATACGGAAAAACTCAAGCTGAAGCACAAGATTTAATTAAAAAAGCAATCAAATTTGATGCTAAGGTGGTTGAATATGTTCTTTCAAGCGTTGAGAAGGCCGATTACGTGGCTTTATACAACTTAAAAGACATCGAGTGATACAAAGACACTGTAAAACAATTTAACATCTCAGAAATTGCCAATTCATTAGTTAAAGATGATGTTAAACAAATTGCATGTACAAATGTAAGATATATTGAAGCGGTAGATAAACTTTATAGTGATGAAAACTTTGAAGGATACAAAGCATTATGCTTTATTAAAAACATGTTAGCACTTACAGGTTACTTATCTGAAGATATTAGATTAACTGCTTTCAAATATAGACAAGCTTTATATGAAATTAAAGAAGCACGTAAATTAGATTTATATGCATATGATGTTGCAGAACGTTACTATGGTATGCCATTAGGTCTTTACTATGCTCACACATACTTCGGTGAAGAAGCTAAAAAAGATGTTGAACACATGATTTATAGCATGATTGACATTTACAGAGAACGTTTACAAGAAAATACATGACTTTCACCAGCAACAAAACAAAAAGCAATTACAAAACTTAATAAATTAGGTGTAATGGTTGGTTACCCTGAAGAAATCAGACCATACTACGAAAAATTAATTGTTAAAACATACGAAGATGGTTCAAACTTATTTGAAAATGTTAAAAACTTTGGTCGTATTATGACTGAATATAATTTCTCATTATACTTAAAAGAAACAAATCCTAAATTCTGAGGTATGTCACCTGCTATGGTTAATGCATACTTCCATCCATTCGCAAATCACATTGTTTTCCCAGCAGCAATCTTACAAAAACCATTCTATAGCTTAAATCAATCATCATCAGCTAACTATGGAGCAATTGGAGCAGTTATCGCTCATGAGATTTCTCACGCATTTGATAACAATGGTTCACAATTTGATGAAAATGGAAGTTTAAACAATTGATGAACAGATGAAGATAGAGCAAGATTTGAAGAAAAAACAAAAGACGTTATTGCATTATATGATTCAAGAATTACACCAAACGGAAAAGTAAATGGTACATTAACTGTTTCAGAAAACATTGCTGATATTGGTGGGTTCTCATGTGCATTAGAAGCGGCTTCAAGAGAAAAAGATTTCAATCCAAAAGATTTCTTTGAAAACTGAGCAACATGCTGAAGACAAATTCAGTCAGATTCATCAGCTAAAATTCAATTAGAGCAAGATGTTCATGCACCTGCTAAAGAACGTGCAAATGTATTATTAATGAACTCAGATTTATTCCAAGAAACATACGAAATCCAAGAAGAAGATAAGATGTTCTTACCGAAAGATAAAAGAATTAAAATTTGATAA
- a CDS encoding putative immunoglobulin-blocking virulence protein, whose protein sequence is MIKAKKLKYIKTAIIISGGILALAAAGLTVYSIKNKYIQRNNTKVLDDNDNKQSTISKVVVTFQPSYSSNTDVNADKGKAKKDDSQVKTTLIFKNSGTKEVVKKIEFYSQSDEALQMQIQNLIPNGYNFDPERYPNGQKIDAQLGSPENIIWVVPEKQNSETSFVFFTTDLSGNNSDETVVGTVTKQNSEITSTFDLSAIVPEGYEMVDSQNTSIKIGFTNRYFVAKVHKEVNVTLSFKDSSGAIIDKPVEVKTKEGENLNIIKYIPEGYKLPDGAQFEYPIAEDSKNIEITIEKIKQKVTSTINFIEIKQSNEKVIVKSQKVITEEGATIDYTNYMPDNYELADPDSQVTVTLGGVTDIYVKPIKKLVRTFIEFIDKVTAQSVGTPVNFESYEGDAIDYDPDWLPKGYKLASKENPTIQPGKTNKIFVIQISEPISITINYLWNGRIVSTRQVTGEKGQTIDAAKRTLLPAGYVIAEPEDGAQAQDTVITLDENNHTYQINVNKLNIVSTFEFINVATNEKVGQDRSIAKLSNETITKEDIIAILPKGYQLAYPDRPFVYNPGETTKILVSKIVKYVDTKIIFKTINGTEIASHTFRTVENSTEEIKWRDFLPKGYHVSGGLPLIELGKTIDIIVEKDSVIHYYSITFMYDGKVVETKNGTFADNNVPKIQELVPNGYVLRSKSQAQTFPIDSSAIIQVVPKQVEKPKQPEVTPEPVTPKDEKTVSEVLRQQGAYVNPDTLDIPDKKSSYPEPKDVNPSEFILQDQQERFDKLNKLIDSNVDFTAENLKDVYKEVYKRNPEWLEVFAKWLNGKSTIKFDGPQYTREQLREIMKRQMEAALEIAKSEAQKGRKISFEVSGNGWGFDIGFHFTYINEGDNPVFNRTISNNKKRVLKFNSKWDRNPEQILKNNFPGWNKYDASDTFNEITKSYERNQNEFDPRTGRQTSKDDGLRVYQYVPNGKDDVSRGQPDQFLLEVDASNLKGYNKFIEILKAHPEVTILRVNNIGLRDKNESLRNLLSQIPSNIQQVTLFFETTDTSAIAGLKDIHLQEVAVYTTMQNTDIRGRQRWGIDGVGFKNTAFVPYEGGLNKGWEDTSPAKRGASIQFDTIRPSRHDNFEDIKEGFDIILRVHQDWKVFNGSWGDQGWPKYIDLSLNPTLKSLKDIPLNRRVFRELKLHNDGQEFQLPFGEIVPGQFGALVLRGPDRAKLVFDNDDTNILHLTGSFRDIGDNFGLSLYGLLEAGRETFNSIIVDSQEDADFLSRTQAWGRFGSSYGGRIIVKK, encoded by the coding sequence ATGATTAAGGCTAAGAAACTCAAATATATCAAAACTGCTATCATAATATCTGGTGGAATTCTTGCGCTTGCTGCTGCCGGATTGACTGTGTATAGTATCAAGAATAAATATATACAAAGAAATAACACGAAGGTTCTTGATGACAATGACAACAAGCAATCTACAATTAGCAAAGTAGTTGTAACGTTTCAACCGTCTTATTCATCGAACACTGACGTTAATGCGGATAAGGGTAAAGCGAAAAAAGATGATTCTCAAGTTAAAACAACTTTAATTTTTAAAAACTCGGGGACAAAAGAAGTTGTTAAGAAAATTGAGTTTTATTCACAATCTGATGAAGCGCTACAAATGCAAATTCAAAACCTAATTCCAAATGGTTATAATTTTGACCCTGAAAGATATCCAAATGGTCAAAAAATAGATGCTCAATTAGGATCACCAGAAAATATTATCTGAGTTGTACCAGAGAAACAAAATAGTGAAACTAGTTTTGTATTCTTTACAACTGATTTAAGTGGTAACAATTCAGATGAAACAGTTGTTGGGACTGTTACAAAACAAAATTCAGAAATTACATCAACATTTGATTTATCTGCTATCGTGCCAGAAGGTTATGAAATGGTAGATTCTCAAAACACAAGTATCAAAATTGGTTTTACAAATAGATACTTTGTAGCTAAAGTTCATAAAGAAGTAAATGTAACTTTAAGTTTTAAAGATTCAAGCGGTGCAATTATTGATAAACCAGTTGAAGTTAAAACTAAAGAAGGTGAAAACCTTAATATTATTAAATATATACCAGAAGGTTACAAATTACCTGATGGTGCACAATTTGAATATCCAATTGCTGAAGATTCAAAAAATATAGAAATAACTATTGAAAAAATCAAACAAAAAGTTACATCAACAATTAACTTTATTGAAATTAAACAATCAAATGAAAAAGTTATTGTAAAAAGTCAAAAAGTTATTACTGAAGAAGGTGCAACAATTGATTATACAAATTACATGCCTGATAATTATGAATTAGCTGATCCAGACTCACAAGTAACAGTAACGCTTGGTGGTGTCACAGATATTTATGTTAAACCAATTAAAAAGTTAGTTAGAACATTTATTGAATTTATTGATAAAGTTACAGCTCAATCGGTTGGAACACCAGTTAATTTTGAATCATATGAAGGTGATGCAATTGATTATGATCCAGATTGACTTCCTAAAGGTTATAAATTAGCTTCAAAAGAAAATCCAACAATTCAACCAGGTAAGACAAATAAGATATTTGTAATTCAAATTTCAGAACCTATTTCAATTACAATTAACTACTTATGAAATGGTAGAATCGTTTCAACAAGACAAGTTACAGGGGAAAAAGGACAAACTATTGACGCTGCTAAAAGAACATTATTACCAGCTGGATATGTGATTGCTGAACCTGAAGATGGCGCACAAGCACAAGATACTGTAATTACATTAGATGAAAACAATCATACATATCAAATTAATGTTAATAAATTAAACATTGTTTCAACTTTTGAGTTCATTAACGTAGCAACAAATGAAAAAGTTGGTCAAGACCGTTCTATTGCAAAACTAAGCAATGAAACAATTACAAAAGAAGACATAATTGCAATTTTACCTAAAGGATATCAATTAGCTTATCCTGACAGACCATTTGTTTACAATCCAGGTGAAACTACTAAAATTTTAGTTTCAAAAATTGTTAAATATGTTGATACAAAAATTATCTTTAAAACTATCAATGGAACCGAAATTGCAAGCCATACCTTTAGAACTGTAGAAAACTCAACTGAAGAAATTAAGTGAAGAGATTTTCTACCTAAAGGCTACCATGTAAGTGGGGGATTACCACTTATTGAATTGGGTAAAACAATTGATATTATTGTTGAAAAAGATAGTGTAATTCACTACTATAGCATTACATTTATGTATGATGGAAAAGTTGTTGAAACAAAAAATGGTACTTTTGCAGACAATAATGTTCCAAAAATCCAAGAATTAGTACCAAATGGATATGTATTACGTTCAAAAAGTCAAGCACAAACATTCCCAATTGATTCAAGTGCTATTATTCAAGTTGTTCCAAAACAAGTTGAAAAACCAAAACAACCTGAAGTAACACCTGAACCTGTTACACCTAAAGATGAAAAAACTGTTTCTGAAGTTTTACGTCAACAAGGTGCATATGTTAATCCTGACACACTAGATATTCCAGATAAGAAATCTTCATATCCAGAACCAAAAGATGTAAATCCATCAGAATTCATTCTTCAAGATCAACAAGAAAGATTTGATAAATTAAATAAATTAATTGATTCTAATGTTGATTTCACTGCAGAAAACTTAAAAGATGTTTATAAAGAAGTTTATAAACGTAATCCAGAATGACTTGAAGTGTTCGCTAAATGATTAAATGGTAAATCAACAATTAAATTTGATGGACCACAATACACTAGAGAACAACTTAGAGAAATTATGAAAAGACAAATGGAAGCTGCATTAGAAATCGCTAAGAGTGAAGCTCAAAAAGGTAGAAAAATCAGTTTCGAAGTAAGCGGAAATGGATGAGGATTTGATATTGGTTTCCATTTCACTTACATAAATGAAGGTGACAACCCAGTCTTTAACCGTACAATTTCAAATAACAAAAAACGTGTTCTTAAATTCAACTCAAAATGAGACCGTAATCCAGAACAAATTCTTAAAAACAATTTCCCTGGATGAAATAAATATGATGCCTCAGATACATTTAATGAAATCACTAAGAGTTATGAACGTAATCAAAATGAGTTTGATCCTAGAACAGGACGTCAAACTTCAAAAGATGATGGTTTAAGAGTTTACCAATATGTACCAAATGGTAAAGATGATGTTTCAAGGGGTCAACCAGATCAATTCTTACTTGAAGTAGATGCTTCAAACTTAAAAGGATACAACAAATTTATTGAAATCCTTAAAGCACACCCAGAAGTTACAATTCTTAGAGTAAACAACATTGGTCTTAGAGACAAAAACGAATCATTAAGAAATCTTTTATCTCAAATACCAAGCAATATTCAACAAGTAACATTGTTCTTTGAAACAACAGATACTTCTGCGATTGCGGGATTAAAAGATATTCACTTACAAGAAGTTGCTGTTTATACAACAATGCAAAATACAGATATAAGAGGAAGACAACGTTGAGGAATTGATGGTGTTGGATTCAAAAATACAGCATTCGTACCTTACGAAGGTGGTTTAAATAAAGGTTGAGAAGATACATCGCCAGCTAAACGTGGTGCATCAATTCAATTTGATACAATTAGACCTTCAAGACATGATAATTTTGAAGATATTAAAGAAGGATTTGACATTATCTTAAGAGTTCACCAAGATTGAAAAGTATTCAACGGTTCATGAGGTGATCAAGGATGACCAAAATACATTGACTTAAGTCTTAATCCAACTTTAAAATCACTTAAAGATATTCCATTAAACCGTCGTGTTTTCCGTGAACTTAAATTACACAACGATGGTCAAGAATTCCAATTACCATTTGGAGAAATCGTTCCTGGTCAATTTGGGGCATTAGTTCTAAGGGGTCCAGATCGTGCAAAATTAGTATTTGATAATGACGACACAAACATTTTACACCTTACAGGTAGCTTTAGAGATATTGGAGACAACTTCGGTTTAAGTCTTTATGGATTACTTGAAGCAGGTAGAGAAACATTCAATTCTATTATTGTAGATTCACAAGAAGACGCTGATTTCTTAAGTAGAACACAAGCTTGAGGAAGATTCGGATCAAGCTATGGTGGAAGAATAATAGTCAAAAAATAG
- the lepA gene encoding translation elongation factor 4, with protein MNKSKIRNFSIIAHIDHGKSTLADRILELTNTVANRDLKAQFLDSMDLEQERGITIKLNAVQIKYKDYIFHLIDTPGHVDFTYEVSRSLAASEGALLLVDATQGIEAQTLANVYLALENNLEILPVINKIDLPSADVERVKADIEEVIGIPTDNAILVSAKTGLGVPELLDAIVEYIPAPKDADDTKPLKALIFDSYFDPYRGVVMLIRVFEGELKTGDRFKFMSRTDEDNHYHVIDLGVRNPHETKKDKLVAGEVGWVSAAIRDAKEVNVGDTITLIEKPTDKALPGYKKMKPVVFTGFYPIDTRDYMDLKESLEKISLSDSSIVWEQETSKALGFGFRVGFLGMLHMEILQERLDREYKVGIIATSPSVEYKVTTTKGPIEMISNPTLFPDRTFIEKIEEPYVEASIFVPNEFIGNVMELCQNKRGIYKTLEAVDQKRTMVVYELPLAETVFDFFDRLKSTTKGYASFEYEWIGYRESDLVKVDILLNGDKVDAFSIICHRDKAQEQSRELCIKLKDAIPRQNFEVPVQAAIGGKIIARETIKAFRKDVTAKLYGGDPTRRQKLLKKQKEGKKRMKKLGSIEVPQEAFLSVLKTNIEPKK; from the coding sequence ATGAATAAATCAAAGATTAGAAACTTTTCAATTATCGCTCACATCGATCACGGAAAGAGTACATTAGCAGATCGTATTTTGGAACTTACAAACACAGTTGCGAATAGAGATCTTAAGGCTCAGTTCCTTGATTCAATGGATTTAGAACAAGAGCGTGGAATTACAATTAAATTAAATGCAGTACAAATTAAGTACAAGGATTATATTTTTCACTTAATTGACACTCCTGGTCACGTCGACTTTACATATGAGGTATCTCGTTCACTTGCTGCTTCTGAAGGTGCATTATTATTAGTAGATGCAACTCAAGGTATTGAAGCACAAACTTTAGCTAATGTTTATTTAGCTTTAGAAAACAATTTAGAGATTTTACCTGTTATTAATAAAATCGACTTACCAAGTGCTGATGTCGAAAGAGTAAAAGCAGATATCGAAGAAGTTATTGGTATTCCAACTGATAATGCTATTTTAGTATCGGCTAAAACAGGATTAGGGGTTCCAGAGTTGCTTGATGCTATTGTTGAATATATTCCTGCTCCAAAGGATGCAGATGATACAAAACCATTAAAAGCATTAATCTTTGATAGTTACTTTGATCCATATCGTGGTGTTGTTATGTTGATTCGTGTTTTTGAAGGTGAATTAAAAACTGGAGATCGTTTCAAATTCATGTCACGTACTGATGAAGATAACCACTACCACGTAATTGATTTAGGGGTAAGAAACCCACATGAAACCAAGAAAGATAAATTAGTTGCTGGTGAAGTTGGATGAGTTTCTGCAGCAATCAGAGATGCTAAAGAGGTTAATGTTGGGGATACAATTACTTTAATTGAAAAACCAACTGACAAAGCATTACCTGGTTACAAAAAGATGAAGCCAGTTGTCTTTACAGGATTTTATCCAATTGACACACGTGATTATATGGATCTAAAAGAAAGTCTTGAAAAGATTTCACTTAGTGATTCATCAATTGTTTGAGAACAAGAAACATCAAAAGCATTAGGTTTTGGTTTCCGTGTTGGATTCTTAGGAATGTTACACATGGAAATTCTTCAAGAAAGATTAGACCGTGAGTATAAAGTTGGTATCATTGCAACTTCACCTTCTGTTGAGTACAAAGTTACTACAACAAAGGGACCAATTGAAATGATTTCAAATCCAACATTATTCCCAGATAGAACATTTATCGAGAAAATTGAAGAACCTTATGTTGAAGCATCAATCTTTGTTCCAAATGAATTTATTGGTAATGTTATGGAACTTTGTCAAAATAAACGTGGAATTTACAAAACACTTGAAGCAGTTGATCAAAAACGTACAATGGTTGTTTATGAATTACCATTAGCAGAAACTGTATTTGACTTCTTCGATCGTTTAAAATCTACCACAAAGGGATATGCGTCATTTGAGTATGAATGAATCGGATACAGAGAAAGTGATTTAGTAAAAGTTGATATTCTCTTAAATGGAGATAAAGTTGATGCTTTCTCAATTATTTGTCACCGTGATAAAGCACAAGAACAATCACGTGAATTATGTATTAAATTAAAAGATGCAATTCCTCGTCAAAATTTCGAAGTCCCTGTGCAAGCAGCAATTGGTGGAAAAATTATTGCACGTGAAACAATTAAAGCTTTCCGTAAAGATGTTACTGCGAAACTTTATGGTGGGGACCCTACACGTAGACAAAAACTTCTTAAAAAACAAAAAGAAGGTAAGAAAAGAATGAAAAAACTTGGTTCAATCGAAGTCCCACAAGAAGCATTTTTATCAGTTTTAAAAACCAATATTGAACCTAAAAAATAA
- a CDS encoding GAF domain-containing protein, producing the protein MKKQEYISLLDAENRVNALLSNTTAYINDTVDNLNWVGFYLAEGETLYLHTFQGKIACSMIPFSRGVCGYAATTRKTVVVDDVHTFSDHIACDANSKSEIVLPIIINDQVFGVLDIDAPVLSRFDEQLTNDLKELVEWLENKLASLLNK; encoded by the coding sequence ATGAAAAAACAAGAATATATTAGCTTATTAGATGCAGAAAATAGAGTTAATGCTCTTTTATCAAATACAACTGCATACATAAACGATACAGTAGATAACTTAAATTGAGTTGGATTTTATTTAGCAGAAGGAGAAACATTATATCTACACACATTCCAAGGTAAAATTGCTTGCTCAATGATTCCATTTTCACGTGGTGTTTGCGGATATGCTGCTACAACTAGAAAAACAGTAGTTGTTGATGATGTGCACACATTTAGTGATCATATTGCATGTGATGCAAATAGTAAATCAGAAATAGTTTTACCAATCATTATTAATGATCAAGTTTTTGGTGTTTTAGATATTGATGCCCCAGTTTTAAGTAGATTTGATGAGCAACTCACAAATGATCTAAAAGAATTAGTAGAATGATTAGAAAATAAACTTGCAAGTTTATTAAACAAATAA
- a CDS encoding MSC_0624 family F1-like ATPase-associated membrane protein → MKITKSTFKLSQMAIKNIKVFINFISLTVMLLLVLFNMESIIGASDLGYAKIFDTTTISLQGQNFVVIYNFIILILPIVFSSYFAYRNLNRYQQNQAWSTLWYVGYLAIVATSTYLLLSTQTLTPISLVYKTIPFLVLVLWNVLYDVKYLIFFRKINSNSRKFSRDLIISDLAKLILLIGSYIVLILFVNNIDTNDLFNNNNNNNMNNVKHFFEENTALSIFLLIIALTLLIIYAYGRISMLTLIPNRKDYLKTLFNNAKTFNIVSLSIFMAWMFINMFLIQTKDGILNYREPAHIYWALSFVGFALVIVVYGFINRLKNVKKINNSTKSLTLIVSILFILVTTLILRIPNVDKFNNYMLIMGTVLSIMIISVIWKLQVNKYNVFSNITMVVVYSMLIASIYFEVFDAYLTQTNNYHLQAFPFTFKFSDIFLILAVVTTVLNLSYIFIKWLLETVIVYKLGSKYQMQETNKQNNESEA, encoded by the coding sequence ATGAAAATAACAAAATCAACTTTTAAGTTATCGCAAATGGCCATTAAAAATATCAAAGTTTTTATTAATTTCATTTCATTGACTGTTATGCTTCTTCTTGTGTTATTCAACATGGAAAGCATAATTGGTGCTAGTGATTTAGGTTATGCAAAAATATTTGATACAACAACAATTTCATTGCAAGGTCAAAATTTTGTAGTTATTTATAACTTCATAATTCTGATTCTTCCAATTGTCTTTAGTAGCTATTTTGCTTATCGAAATTTAAATAGGTATCAACAAAATCAAGCATGATCGACACTCTGATATGTTGGTTACTTAGCAATTGTAGCAACATCTACTTATTTATTATTAAGTACACAAACTTTAACACCAATATCACTTGTATATAAGACAATTCCGTTTTTAGTATTAGTTTTATGAAATGTCTTATACGATGTTAAATATTTAATTTTCTTTAGAAAAATTAATTCAAATAGTCGTAAATTCAGTCGTGATTTAATAATCAGTGATTTAGCAAAACTAATCTTATTGATTGGATCATATATTGTATTGATTCTATTCGTTAATAACATTGATACAAATGACCTGTTCAATAATAATAATAATAATAATATGAACAACGTTAAGCACTTCTTCGAGGAAAATACAGCACTATCAATTTTCCTATTAATAATTGCTTTAACACTATTAATCATTTATGCATATGGTCGCATTTCAATGTTGACATTAATTCCTAATAGAAAAGACTACTTAAAAACATTATTTAATAATGCTAAAACATTTAACATTGTAAGTTTAAGTATCTTTATGGCTTGAATGTTCATTAATATGTTCTTAATTCAAACTAAAGATGGTATTTTAAACTACCGTGAACCAGCACATATTTATTGAGCATTATCATTTGTTGGATTTGCCTTAGTCATTGTTGTTTATGGATTTATTAATAGACTTAAAAATGTCAAAAAGATTAACAATTCAACAAAATCTTTAACATTAATTGTCTCAATATTATTTATCTTAGTGACAACATTAATTTTACGTATTCCAAATGTGGACAAATTCAATAACTATATGTTAATTATGGGAACAGTGCTTTCAATCATGATAATTTCAGTGATTTGAAAATTACAAGTTAATAAATACAATGTATTTTCAAATATCACTATGGTTGTGGTTTATTCGATGTTAATTGCTTCAATTTACTTCGAAGTATTCGATGCATATTTAACACAAACAAACAATTATCACTTACAAGCATTTCCATTTACATTTAAATTCTCAGATATCTTCTTAATATTAGCTGTTGTAACAACTGTTTTAAACTTAAGTTACATCTTTATTAAATGATTACTTGAAACCGTAATTGTTTATAAATTAGGCTCAAAATATCAAATGCAAGAAACAAATAAACAAAATAACGAAAGCGAGGCTTAA
- a CDS encoding LacI family DNA-binding transcriptional regulator, with protein MKKPISYKDISVLAGVSISTISRFYNNGYVSKKTRQKISAIIDQNEYVPNHGARIIKGKDTSVFVISPIYGHNYYNQIINGIIAACMKSGRRVTTTYTKDETRDYIETVRYVLSWKPTSIVLFVNKYDRELFTYLRNVTDVSIVVYGHEVPGVSWITTDEKKAFYELTKTFIAKTPMDQKEKKYIFLEDQKLTDIQKTERYEGFEQACRDLQVNHAKCQVHPKRKPEDISNIITYAKNNKYWNVVCSSHETFVSLSNRSTKNTLRLTDIGYQSIYDNLKTYASKIFIDYPLIGLEIERMIETQLKDNEVQTKVVELELIDGEQSK; from the coding sequence ATGAAAAAACCAATATCATACAAAGATATTTCAGTTCTTGCTGGAGTTTCTATATCGACAATTAGTCGTTTCTACAATAATGGTTACGTTTCTAAAAAAACTAGACAAAAAATCAGCGCCATTATTGATCAAAACGAATATGTTCCTAACCATGGTGCTCGTATCATCAAAGGTAAGGATACTTCAGTTTTTGTTATTTCACCAATTTATGGACATAATTACTATAACCAAATCATCAACGGTATTATCGCTGCATGTATGAAATCAGGTCGTAGAGTGACTACAACCTACACAAAGGACGAAACAAGAGATTATATAGAAACTGTTAGGTACGTTTTATCATGAAAACCAACATCTATCGTGTTGTTTGTTAATAAATATGATCGTGAATTATTCACATATTTACGTAATGTTACAGATGTTTCAATTGTTGTATATGGACATGAAGTTCCTGGAGTTTCATGAATCACAACAGATGAAAAGAAAGCATTCTATGAGTTAACTAAGACTTTCATTGCTAAAACACCTATGGATCAAAAAGAAAAGAAATATATCTTTTTAGAAGATCAAAAGTTAACCGATATTCAAAAAACAGAACGTTACGAAGGGTTTGAACAAGCTTGTCGTGATTTACAAGTTAATCATGCTAAATGTCAAGTTCATCCAAAAAGAAAACCAGAAGATATTAGTAACATTATTACTTATGCAAAAAACAACAAATATTGAAATGTAGTGTGTTCATCACATGAAACATTTGTTTCTTTATCAAACCGTTCAACTAAAAATACTTTACGTTTAACTGACATCGGTTATCAGTCAATTTATGACAATCTTAAAACATATGCAAGTAAAATTTTTATCGATTATCCACTAATCGGATTAGAAATTGAAAGAATGATTGAAACACAATTAAAAGATAATGAAGTTCAAACCAAAGTTGTTGAACTTGAATTAATTGATGGTGAGCAATCAAAATAG